Part of the Wolbachia endosymbiont of Diaphorina citri genome is shown below.
GGATAAGTGTATGGAAACTAAATTTTTACAACCAGAGAGCCCTATTAATAATTTATCGAGCAATAGTGGTAATGTACCTGATGATGAAGATTGGGAAACACAACCATATTCTATGCCTTACATTCACCCTAGAGAGAAAATGGAGGATAGGCATAATCATAATTGCTCAGCTTCTTCTCCAACAAAAATGAATAATGTGGAGCTAGCAAGTAGTGATATGCAAGAACCATTTACTGTTTCTGTTAAGGACTGCCGAAAGAAATTTGAATAATAAGAAAATGTCAAGAAAAGCACCATACACTTTCCTTCCTTTTTAAAATAAGTTTACCCAAAGGTCTGATTGTACTAAGATTACTTAGTACAATCAGATTTATCAAATGCGCTTATCTCAATATTACCTGCCAACTTTAAAAGAAACCCCTGCTGGTGCTGAAATTATTTCTCATCAATATTTATTACGTGCAGGCTTAATCAAGCAAACAGCATCTGGCATTTATTCTTGGCTGCCGCTTGGTCTTTTGGTACTTAAAAATATTGAAAATATTATCAGAGATGAAATTGGTGCGATTGAAGTGTTAATGCCTTGTGTGCAGCCAGCAAGTCTTTGGCGAGAGTCAGGACGTTACGATGATTACGGTAAAGAAATGCTGCGCATTAAAGATAGGCATGAAAGCGATATGCTTTTCGGTCCAACACATGAGGAGGTGGTAACTGATTTGATTAGAAATACGGTAAAAAGTTACAAAGATTTACCACTTTGTTTATATCAAATTCAGTGGAAGTTTCGTGACGAAGTAAGACCTCGTTATGGCGTTATGAGAGGCAGGGAATTTCTGATGAAGGATGCATACAGTTTTGATGTAGATTACGAAGGTGCATTGAATGCATATAATTTGATGTATAAAACTTACATAAAAATCTTCAAACGAATGGGGCTTACTCCAATTGGAGTGAGGGCAGATACAGGACCAATTGGAGGAAATTTAAGTCATGAATTTCATATATTGGCAAACACCGGTGAGAGCACTCTATATTATGACAATAAACTTTTTGAATTACTAGAAAGCGAAGATATTGAAAGCCTGAAGAGCATATATGCAGTTGCAGACGATATGCATGATCCTAAAATTTGTCCTATACCGCAAGAACAGTTAAATGTTAGTAAAGGTATTGAAATAGGGCATATTTTTTATTTTGGCGACAAATATTCAAAGCCTATGAAGGCAAGTGTTACTTCTCAAGATGGAAAAAATGTTAACATGCATATGGGTTCGTATGGCATTGGGGTTTCAAGGCTTGTTGGAGCAATAATAGAAGCTTTCCATGATGATAAAGGAATTATCTGGCCGGAGGCAGTAGCTCCTTTTAAAGTTGGTTTGATCAATTTACAAACAAAAGTACCAGAGGTTGCGAATAAAATATACAAAGCTTTGAAAAGCGATAAAGTGCTTTACGATGATACGGACGAAAGTGTAGGAGTAAAATTTTCTAGAATGGATCTGATAGGCTTGCCGTGGCAAATAATTATTGGAAAGAAAGCAGTAACTTCAAATATAGTTGAAGTAAAAAATAGAGCAACTGGTGAGGTAGAGGAAATACAAGTTGAAGAAGCAATAAATCGTTTTAGCGCAAAATGATATACGGTATTGGCACTGACATAGTATATATACCCAGAATATTGAGAATATCACAAAAATACGGGGAAAAATTTCTCAATAAAGTCTATACTAAGAAGGAGATAGAGATAAGCAAAAAATATAATAGCCAAGAAGTAAGGGCAAAATATTTTGCTAAACGCTTTGCTGCAAAGGAAGCTTTTGTTAAAGCGCTAGGCACTGGATTCAGCCAGGGAATTATAATGAAAGATATAGAAATATACAGTAATATCAGGGGAAAACCACATCTTGCTATCACAAAGGATTTCATCTCAAAAGACTACAAGATACACCTTTCTCTAAGTGATGATCAAGATTATGTTACTGCGTTTGTTGTAATTTGCGTTTAGTAGATATTGTTTAGTACATATGATTTGTACTAGACACAACTTAATCTGACAGGGATGAATTAACTGACAGAAGAATTGAGGTAGTTAAAACTAATATCAGTCTCTTGTTTCATGCTACTAATATTTTTCTGAAAAGCAATGTGTTTGCTATTAAGAAAAGTCTGAGTAGGCGTTTTGCCATAGCAATATTTGCCTGAATGAGGCCTTGTCTCATTATAAGAACGCAACCAATGATCAACATCTATCTGCAGATCTTCCAAAGAATTGTAGATTTTCTTGCGAAAAATAATATTGTAACACTCATCTTGCATAGTCTTATGGAATCTCTCGCATATGCCATTAGTTTGCGGAGAATTGGCTTTAGTTCTTGAGTGATCAATATTTTCGATTCCTAAGTATAACTGATAAGCGTGATTCTCTGGTTTGCCACAATATTCTGTACCTCTATCGGTCAAAATGCGCAATAATGGCACGCTTTGTACATCAAAAAATGGTATTACTCTATCATTCAGCAAGTCAGCAGCGGTAATAGCAGTTTTATCTGTATAAAGCTTAGCAAAAGCCACTCTCGAATAAGTATCAATAAAAGTTTGCTGATAGATTCTTCCTATACCCTTGATGTTGCCTACATAATAAGTATCTTGAGAACCTAAATAACCTGGATGCTCTGTTTCAATTTCACCATGTGCTTCCCTTTGTTCTTTAACTTTTTCTAAAGCCGCAAGTTGCTCCTCTGTTAGAATTATTCCATCTTGCATAACTTTTGCCTCAAGAGCCCTCAGTCTTTTTTTGAAGGTCTCAAGGTCATTTCTCAGCCATACAGATCTCACTCCACCTTCAGAGATTATTATGCCCCTTTTTCTCAGTTCATTTGCAGCTCTTTGTTGTCCATATGCAGGAAATTCTGTTGCAATATTAACTACAGCTCTTTCCATGTCTTCAGAGACTCTGTTTGCCATAAGTGGTTTTTTCTTGCTTATCTCATGCAGCGCTTCTTCTCCTCCATTTTCATATAGTTCTTTGAATCTATAAAATGTATCCCTTGAATATCCCATAACCTTGCATGCTTGAGACACATTTCCAAGCTGTTTTGCTAGCTCTAGCAATCCTAGTTTCGGCTTTAGTATTTTTGTTTGTATCGTACTCATTTCTAACACTCCTTTCTTTTATTATTTTATAACTTACTTTTTTAAAGTGTCAGATCAAGTCTTGTTTAATACAACTCCACCAACTGCTTCTCTACCGTACATACGAGCTTGCTTTTCATTGTCATCAGCAGTTTCCCCTGCCCTCCTTCTTGGATCCATTCTATGAGCAATAACTGAAAACAACACTCCTCTAATTGAAGACTTCATTCGTGCTTTTGCCTTCTGAACATCCCCATCACTTACTGCTTCATGTTTTTGCCTATTATTCATTAGCTCCTTTTGTTGTTGAGCACTTAAGATCTCTTCCATCAATTGTTTTCTTCTCTTTTCCAGAACTCTTTTCTTGGACTCTGATTTATCGCGAGTGTGCTTTGTGGTTTCAAGTTCTACATCAATATCCTCAGATGCTGCTTGGCTATATAAGGTTTCTATGAGCCTATCTATACTTCGCTTTACTTGCATAGTCCTTTCGTAGCTATCTAAATTATCAACTCCTTCATCAATTTGACTTAAAATATCCTCAAAAGGTTTTAAATACTCTTTGCACTGCTCTTCCAGCTGATTTTCATTCTTCAAATTCCTTTCTCTTCTGTCATCGCTATTCTCTTCAACATTATCATCGCCTTCTTTGAAAAGATCCTCATCGTTCATAAATTTTTTTTAATTTAGTTAAAACCCCACCTATTATTATTGTATATGAAAAAATTAAATTAACACTAATGGAAAGTGTTTACAACTTCAGCACTGGCTAAAACTACAGTGAAGCTGTCAAAAGTGGCAGGATCATAATATCTCTCATACAATTCAACCGAACACCTGAGTTTTATTTTCTCCTTAGCATCAAAACTAATCTCATAATCATTATTAGAGTTTAACATTGCAGAATTACGCAATAATTCATCAGCCAATACTGAATTTAAAATGCCATTAATTTTTATTGTAACCTTTCTACTTCCAGCACAATCAAGCACTTTTCTCCAGCCAAAAGAGGAAATATCTTTCATCTCTTCTTTGTTATTACGCAAAGTAAACCTTAAGTTTCGTATATTATTCAGCACAACAAAATTATTGTCATGACCTTTGATTTTCAGCTGTAATTTGCTCATCGCTACCTCCTTGTATTAAAATATCAAAATTAATTGTTGAATGTAAAACTTCATCATGCTGATTCATAGCACAATTACTTTCCAAAATGGTCTCACTACTAATGCTCTTTACCACCAAGCTAACATGCTTTATAGCAGCAAGCATACTGCTTATATGATAAGTATATATGTCGCATGAAAATCTTACTTTTGTAGCAAAGTTAGATAGCATATGCAGGTTAACATAATTTACTATGCGCAATCTCAGATAAGGAATAGTAACCTGCTTAGGCAGGTAATCATAGATGTTAGTAACATATTTCTTTAAATCAGAGTTTGCTTTTAATGTTGCATAAATACTATTATACAACTCATTTATAATTTGAATTTTTTCCATCTCACAGATACGGTTACGAAGATTGCAATTTGCAGGGGTGCTATGAAAGTATTTGCAATGCAGATATAACAGACTCCAGTGGCGCCTTTGGTGTCATTCAAGAAGACTATGTGGTGTCATCCCAGTACTGAAATCCAGTTTTATCTAAATGAATTAACTATTTTTCTTGTTGGTCATTTTATTAAAAATGTTTGCTCATTTACAATCAATTTTCCTGGATCTCAGTACTGGGATGACACCTTCCTTTATGAACCTAAATTACAATATTCATACAGAAGCACTGGAATGACGCCGAAGGGGCTACTCGGATGACACCGTCATGAAGGAACCAGTGTCAGCTACTTAGATCTGTTGTATCTGCTATTGAATGACAAATAGGAACTACAAAACAACCTTTGGTTCGCAAAATGGAGAATATACCTTCTTCACTTCAGACAAATGGCTACTTACCCCTGGCTCACGATTTTTATAAAGAGCAGAAACATGCTGTATAATACCTAGCTTTATTTGCTCAGGAACACTATCATAACCAGCTTCATATACAACATCAGCCCTTATTATGTTTAAATAATTGAAAAATTCAATATAGCTTCCTATATCACTAAAATAATAACTAAGTTTTCTATTCTTATCAGTAGCCAATATTATTTTATTCACAGGATCATAGCTTAAATATATTCTACGAGGTATATAACCTTCATATGAAACTTGCCACGTTTGCTTTACTAGAGACTTTTCCATATGCCACTGAGCATAATCAGTTGCCATAAAAATAAAACTTGAAATCAACTTATCATCTTGATCATTTTCAATTCGTAAAAAAGATTTAACCTCTCCTAAAGTTACTGGAAAAGATTTAGGCTTAGACTTACGTTGTATATTTATGATTGGATACTTTAGTCTTGTTGACATAACAACCCTCCTTTTCTATATATAGCTAAAATAAGTAAGACTTATCTATAAAAAATCTTACTTATTTTAGTTATCACTTAATATTAAATTGCAGCAGCAACTCTATCGTACAAGTATATTGAGAAGAGAACGTATTAACGCTGTTTCTCCTTTTTTTAGGCCGGATTTTAGTAGATTGACATTCTGAGAATGAATGTTATTGAAAGTGAAGTTTAGCTCTTTAGCAAGTAGACTGCGAAATTTCTGCACACTTTCATATGCGATGTTTTCAAGTTCATGCGCAAACTTATCTTGAGCCGCAGCTGCTATGTCTTCTATTTCTTCATTGAACTCTTCTAGCTTTCTTTCCTTACCTTTAAAATTTTTTGCAAAAGTTTTCATATTAATTGGCCTCAACTATTCTTGTAATTATAATGACAATAAAAAAACTACCGAAGTAAAAAATTCGTACTATGAAACTGCAAACAAAATCAGCACACCAAACCGGTTCACTTTATAGCGTGAATTCAAGTATGTCATTCAAGTAGCCCCTTTGATGTCATTCCAGCGCGTGACACTGGAATCGAGTCTTTCAACCGTTGTGTTTTAACATAAAGCAGCTACTTTTGTGCTTACCAACTTAATAAAATTTCTGGATGACAGTGTCTGGACACTGACCATTTGCTGTCTTCAAAAATGAATGTTCGTACAATTATGTGTCACATGCTGGAACATAAGGTGTCATTCAAGTAGCCCCTTTTTTGTCATCCCAGTGCCCAGACACTGAGATCCAGGAACCAGCGTCACGCGCTGGAATGACACCCTCTATGTAAACGTTAAGAAATTTACTAATAAAAAAAGGCAAAAGCGTTAGCTGGTTGTTACTCTCTAATCCTAAAAATTGGCGTTCTATACTGTTTTAAACAGCCCGTTTCAGCTTATATAGTTAAAAAACTGGAAGTTTTATAAAGAAATAAGATACACATAGCGCAGAGATTTATAAGACGCCAACTGTATAATACTTTTGTCGTTTAATCTGCATAGATTGAAGGCAATAAAACAACTTCAGTTTTATAGTAAGGAAGCTGAAAAATTTGTCAAGTAGTTTTCTTATCTTTTACAGGCATAATTTACATGCTACAATCAAATTTTCATAACTGGTGAATAAAAATGCAAAGAGATAAAATTAAAGTAGAAATAAAAAAGTTATCAAATGGCGAAAATCTGCCTCTTCCCTGTTATGCAACTATGCAGAGTGCTGGCATGGACCTTTATGCTGCACCGGATAACTCTATTATTTTAAATCCACTTGAAAGGTTACTTATTCCAACTGGCATTATGATTGCAATACCAAACGGTTTTGAGGGGCAAGTCCGTCCACGTTCTGGGCTTGCTGCAAAACATGGAATCACTGTCTTAAATTCTCCAGGCACTATAGACTCTGATTATCGAGGTGAAGTTAAAGTTTGCCTAATCAATCTAAGTAATCAGTCATATGAGATAAAAAGAGGAGATAGAATCGCACAAATCCTCATCACTCCTGTATCTCAGGTAATTTGGGATGAAAGAGAAGAATTCTGCACAGAAGAAACCGTCCGCAATGCAGGGGGCTTTGGCTCAAGTGGTAGATAATTTATTGCTTATAAGTTGACAATAATAATTTTTTACATATTACTTCAACTTATTTAAATGAGTTAATTATGTTAATTTCTAAGAGCTATCTTCAAAAAACAAACATTGTACTTATAGTACTTACTTCTCTATGTGTCATAAGTGCAGCAACAGCATTTTCAGTTCCATGTTGGACATCTTCAGCTTCGATGATAGGGCCAATTGGAATGAATCTACTTGCAACTGTTACCGTTGCACTGATTGCTTCAGTAACATATTCCATCATGAAAAATAATGAAATATCTGAGCTTAAAGCTCCGAAAATTGTTACTGGTAGCTATCAAAGATACCTGATATTGCAAGTAATAAATGAGGATCTTGAATTTATTGAAGAGAACTATAAGAACGAAAATGGCGAATATACCATAGATTTTACTAACTCAAAAGGTGAAATATTCAAAGCTGCAAGTTATGGCCAGATTAAATACAAGGATAATCCTGATCCGATCTTGCTT
Proteins encoded:
- the proS gene encoding proline--tRNA ligase, whose translation is MRLSQYYLPTLKETPAGAEIISHQYLLRAGLIKQTASGIYSWLPLGLLVLKNIENIIRDEIGAIEVLMPCVQPASLWRESGRYDDYGKEMLRIKDRHESDMLFGPTHEEVVTDLIRNTVKSYKDLPLCLYQIQWKFRDEVRPRYGVMRGREFLMKDAYSFDVDYEGALNAYNLMYKTYIKIFKRMGLTPIGVRADTGPIGGNLSHEFHILANTGESTLYYDNKLFELLESEDIESLKSIYAVADDMHDPKICPIPQEQLNVSKGIEIGHIFYFGDKYSKPMKASVTSQDGKNVNMHMGSYGIGVSRLVGAIIEAFHDDKGIIWPEAVAPFKVGLINLQTKVPEVANKIYKALKSDKVLYDDTDESVGVKFSRMDLIGLPWQIIIGKKAVTSNIVEVKNRATGEVEEIQVEEAINRFSAK
- a CDS encoding holo-[acyl-carrier-protein] synthase — protein: MIYGIGTDIVYIPRILRISQKYGEKFLNKVYTKKEIEISKKYNSQEVRAKYFAKRFAAKEAFVKALGTGFSQGIIMKDIEIYSNIRGKPHLAITKDFISKDYKIHLSLSDDQDYVTAFVVICV
- a CDS encoding IS481 family transposase; this translates as MSTIQTKILKPKLGLLELAKQLGNVSQACKVMGYSRDTFYRFKELYENGGEEALHEISKKKPLMANRVSEDMERAVVNIATEFPAYGQQRAANELRKRGIIISEGGVRSVWLRNDLETFKKRLRALEAKVMQDGIILTEEQLAALEKVKEQREAHGEIETEHPGYLGSQDTYYVGNIKGIGRIYQQTFIDTYSRVAFAKLYTDKTAITAADLLNDRVIPFFDVQSVPLLRILTDRGTEYCGKPENHAYQLYLGIENIDHSRTKANSPQTNGICERFHKTMQDECYNIIFRKKIYNSLEDLQIDVDHWLRSYNETRPHSGKYCYGKTPTQTFLNSKHIAFQKNISSMKQETDISFNYLNSSVS
- a CDS encoding phage tail tube protein, which codes for MSKLQLKIKGHDNNFVVLNNIRNLRFTLRNNKEEMKDISSFGWRKVLDCAGSRKVTIKINGILNSVLADELLRNSAMLNSNNDYEISFDAKEKIKLRCSVELYERYYDPATFDSFTVVLASAEVVNTFH
- a CDS encoding head-tail connector protein, which produces MSTRLKYPIINIQRKSKPKSFPVTLGEVKSFLRIENDQDDKLISSFIFMATDYAQWHMEKSLVKQTWQVSYEGYIPRRIYLSYDPVNKIILATDKNRKLSYYFSDIGSYIEFFNYLNIIRADVVYEAGYDSVPEQIKLGIIQHVSALYKNREPGVSSHLSEVKKVYSPFCEPKVVL
- the dut gene encoding dUTP diphosphatase translates to MQRDKIKVEIKKLSNGENLPLPCYATMQSAGMDLYAAPDNSIILNPLERLLIPTGIMIAIPNGFEGQVRPRSGLAAKHGITVLNSPGTIDSDYRGEVKVCLINLSNQSYEIKRGDRIAQILITPVSQVIWDEREEFCTEETVRNAGGFGSSGR